taaggttaaaggtttaactaatgaacaaagggaagagttgaatcggcctataacttctgaggaaattattttggtaataaagcaattaaaaataggaaatcccaggcacagatggacttacagcaatatattataaaaagttacaggatgagatagttggtccacttatggagttatttaatcagatattgatgggaggaggagtaccaccatcatggaggactacttttatttcattgataccaaaagaggatcaggattgtactaagcctgggaattatagaccgatttcactcttgaataatgattataagatttttgcaaaaataatggcaaataggttaatggaaattgtacaacaaaggattcacactgaccagtctggttttataaaagggagacaaatgaggaataatgttaggcagatagtgaatttattggaatatttggaaaagaaaaatcagattccggcagcgtttatattcttggatgcagagaaagcttttgatcgtttgcattgggaatttttatttaaattaacagacaaaatgcaatttggaaatggttttacacgaatacttagggcaatttatggagagcaaacagctcagataataattaatggtagtttgacagatagttttaaaattgcgaaaggaacaaggcagggtgtcctttatcacctttattgtttattttatctttggaacctttattggataagataagagagttaagggagatagagggtattagaattagaagatatgaatataaagttagagcatttgcagatgatttggttgttatgttgactcagcctataaattcagtgtatatttgttggaagtaattaatcaatatggaagggtctcagggtttaaagtgaatcaaaataaaacaaaagtgttaaccaaaaatatgattaagaaccagaaagaaaaactagaggaaataacaggattttgaaattgtaaaaaggttaaatatttaggagtctttcttacttcatcaaatggaaaattgtataagaataattatgatgtgttatggaaaaaattcagaaggaaatgaatacttggaaaaattacaattatctttgttagggagaatagcagctataaaaatgaatgttttgcctaaattcttgttcttgtttcagatgataccaataattaagaaagataaaaatttggatgaatggcagattggaattaataaatttatatgggaagggaaaaaagcgagagtcaaaatgaaaataatgcaagatacacggaaagaggaggattaaaaatgcctaatttaaaactgtattatgaagcagttgttctttcggtaataagtgattggtttaatttgacggaggaaaggattttgaatatagaaggttatgatttattatatggttggcatgcatatttattgtatgataagaaagtagataaagcttttaagaatcatgtgttgagaatttctcttctgcgtgtctggaaaaaatattattataagttaaattacaaaattcctatatgggtatgtcctcggcacgcagtagagaatataaatatagaacaggaacaagaaatgattacttataaagatcttttatacaatgagaggggaaatttacaactaaaatctttggatacattaaaagaagaagggaggaattatacttggtttcaatatggacagttaaaggctagatggaaagaagatcagaaaattggtatcattcaaaatgaagaaaatctggttaaacaaattagaaatcaaactcaggggcatataaagagattgtatactgtgttgatagaaatagattctgaaagagatttaataaaggattgtatgataaaatgggcacagaatattcaagaaccaataatgttggaaacatgggaaaaaatttgggttagaaatgttaaatttacgcaagcgcagaatttaagggaaatttttatatttttataagaagttttatagatggcatttagatcctaagaaattatcatgtatgtatccagatatgcaagcgaaatgttggagatgtaattgtgatgatgctacatattttcatgtatggtggacttgtaagaaaattaagtctttctggataagaatctggtggattatgcagaatgttctgaagaagaagataaagttcctaccgcaatttttccttttgggaataacaacggactgtacagtgattgagactaagttgattttgaacttaataacagcagcacgactgttgattggacaatattggaagaaaaaagaattacccacaatagaagaatggatattgaaagtttccaatttggctgagatggctaaaatctcagccttcttgaaagacagtactcaagaaaaatatttaaatgaatggaagaactggattgattatattcaaaatagatatcagattaagaaatttcggattgcttttgaatgaaggatgttatttttgattttaatggaagaagtcaggttatgtgagagagaaagattataattgtgttagattttaaaaatttaatgtatgactgttttgtttaaggaactataccttgtgtttgctccgagaagtccggggggggaggggggtttaggagggagaggggagggggaaaaatttaattgttgtaaaactttttcaattaaaaaaaaaaaaagccaataaatAATCAAAATGTCAAGGGAACGCATGCATTTCCTGCAAGATCTTGCAGGATTTCTGCAGCTGTCAAAATTTTGCAGGATTTttgcaactttaaaaaaatattgtttcattttCAGGGTGAAGCAGAGATGTTTGTTGGGCACCGTAAGACGGGCCCTGACTCCTGAAAATTATTTTGCTGCCTCAAAACAAGCTTATCACAGTGGatgagttgttaaaaaaaaagtgtttcctACAAATCGAGCTCAGAAGCAAATAGCAACCAGCATCTCCAACACAGATACAGAGCAGGTTTCATTAGACAATCCCAAGATAGTTTTTAAGAATATGAAAAGCCTCTCCCTTTTTTGATGTTGCCTTTGGTTTGGATTAAATTTAGATGCAGTTGAACAAGAACAAATTGTAGGTTTGTGCATAATTGAAATGTTGTGCATACTTTCTTGAGGGAAAGTCCTAGTGAATTCTGTTAGGATCCCTTctgaatatacaggtagttctcgagatacgaccacaactgagcccagcattTATGTTCCTGactgaaacatttgttcagtgagttttacaacctttcttgcaacagttgttaagtgaatctggctttcccattgactttatttgtcggaaggtcacaaaaggggatcacatgaccctaggacactgcaaccgtcataaacatgaatcatttgccaagcatttaaattttgatcacgtgacgaggggaatgctgcaacggttgtaagtatgaaaaatggttgtaaatcacttttttcagtgctgtaactaaatgaactgttataagtcaaggactatctgtagatagcaatagtaatagcacttatatgccacttcatagtgctttacagccctctctaagcagtttacagagtcagcctattgccccaacaaactgagtcctcattttaccgacctcagaaggatggaaggctgagtcagccttgagcctggggagattctaactgccaaattgcaggcagccagcagtcagcaaattagcctgtagtactgcactctaaccactgtgccaccccgACTCTTGGTTGCATATTTTGTAATGACTCTTCctgcttggcttctaggtgcgaATTGCTTCAGAAGGAATTAATGGAACTGTAGGTGGGAGCAGGACATCTACTAACCTATATGTGGATGCAATGCTATCTCACCCCCTCTTCAAAGGCATTTTGACAAAGGAAGATTTCAAGGTGAGATATTGACAAAGGAATCTGACTGCCTTGTGGCCCTTTTTTGAcccctttttttttgttcccCGAAACTTTTGCTTTGGGAAAGTTTTTATGCTGTATGAATGTATGGTTCTCCCAAGCCCTTTAGCGATGTCAAAAGAAATCCCACCTGCTTTCTTCAATAATTTGAGGCCCATATTTGAGTCCTCTACCCCACTGATGGGATGATTGGCAACCCAGCAAAAGTGCTTCTTGGTTGATGCATTGGTTATATAGATTATGAGTTGGGAACTATATCAAGTCCAAGGGCTGAATATATTACTATATATGCTAAGAGGCTGATGTCAGCAGGTGGAGTTTTGGAGACGGGAACTACTGCTCTCTGACCACAGATGTTCTTACCATTGAGGTGTATATATGGAGCAACGGAGAAAGACCTTTGGCTCCATGTATGATTTATTTCATCTTGTGTGATGTTTCTCTGCAGACATGAAAAGGAGGAGGGCAATGatctccctcttccttttcctggGTAAAGAAATATTCTTcaacttcaagaaaaaaacagagtATCTCCCATCTTCTCCTGCATGGATAAGGGCTAAGTAAGAAATAAGGACTTAAAGTTTAGTTTTGTTTGTAAGTGTTATGTTGGATTATTCTCAAGTGTGCTCCTGCTGGTTTCACCCACCCTGCACCCTACCTTGGCAAAAAAGGAGGAGCCAGCCAAACTGTGCTTAGATAATTTCATCTGGAATGAATGCAAACTTAGCTTATCAGGGCAGGAAAGTTACTTGACAGCTTAATGGACTGTGCTAGGTCTCCAATGAAAATTGTGCCCTTCAGGAAAGCTCCTATAAATGTCTTCACTTTGAGTGTCTTCATTCTCAAAACAGGACGAGTAAATTATTTAGAAAATCAAACCTTGTCAAACTTTATTGAAGAGGGTTGCTTCTAAATCTTTTTGACTAAATTAAGCTGGAGGAGGAATTCataacctgttgtgactccagcccccaaacctggccccatgcacaagagtgactcagaaagtgagggggaagggccggtaagccttacctcaggagcaccgattcctgtggctcggctccaggagccaaaaccagaccagtcagaggacgtaatgaagccgtcatcccctgattcctcctttccccaggctacgccttcagacccagctgataataataatcaagcttggcttgacccgcacttcagaagatgagaggcggtgtcatcaaaaggaagggtggagcaggagccccaccccacggatatataaggagctttgggactgctctcactccacgggaagcaaaagtttagctgaaccgtttcaaaaagagctaaaagtcttgctacgtgagtcatttgtttgaattttggcaggcagctgcgatttctctgccaggactgataagagctgtgaatccactggctgaaggccagctcgtgggtctgaagtggggaaggagacagaacataacCACTGATTTTCTCACTTTTGATTTCCAGGGGATTGGGGCAGATGAGAGGGGAGGGGATGACGGGGCAGGGAAGATTATTGACTGTCTTATTAAGCCTACATGGCAACTAAAGTTTCTTGCGATTGCTTCTTGGTTTCCTTCCCTTGATTCCTCAGACCAGTGCAGGAGGAGCCCACTGTTTCCCAGATCTTCGAATTGGTGTGTTTGAAGAAATAGTGCCTATGGGAATTCACCCAGAAAAAGTCTCTTACAAAGAAACTGGTATGGAACTGGTCATAGGTgatcaggttttttttgtttatgtCAAGGGTTGAATTCTcccatagtacaggtagtcctcgatttataacagttcgtttagtgaccgttagaaATTCAACggtacagaaaaaagtgacttataaccagtttTCATAGTTACGATCGTTTTAGCGTCCCCACGGTCACATTatcataattcagatgcttggcaactgacttatatttatgatggttgcagtgttctgggatcatgcgatcaccttttgtaaccctctgacaagcaaagtcaatggggaagccagattcactttgcaaccgtgttacttaacaactgcaacgcttcacttaacaattgtggtaagaaaggtcataaaatggggcaaaactcacttaacaactgtgtctcttagcaacagatacgttgagttcaattgtggtcattaagttgaggactactgaaCCTGTAATTTCTCGTGGAAACAAATGTGCTGTGAAAGGTGGAATAAAAGTATAAAGTGGGTGTGGCCACTGCATTGTCCCTCTTCTTCCCGCCCCTTTTTATTTTCCATCCTCATTCCTCCCAGCCAATGAGCTGACATGGGGAACTCAGaatgtttttgctggaaacccaaaCTTATCCCTTTTGAAACAAAGCCAATTGTGCTTTACAAACGGGAGCCAGTAATCTCAAGAAACAAAAAACAGCAGCTGCAGAGCAGGATTAAACCCATGTTTGAAGTCTACTATACAattatttagagaaaaaaaaaaccttcctagAATAAAGTAGGATTTGCTGAGGAGAGGTGTGTGGGTTAAATATGCAAGTTTGGCTCACTGCAGTGACTTACCTTCTTAATGTCTTTTAATTCTTGGTAGGAATCCGCTTGGCTCCAAAGGAGTTTCATGCAGAAGTAGAGAAATACCTTTCTCAGGGTCATAATGCCCAAATGGACACAATTTTGCTGGACTGCAGGAACTTCTATGAAAGTAAAATAGTAGGTAGCCTTAATTTGGGTGTGTTGTTGTTTCCTCCTTTGGATTTACACATTTGAGACTGAAAGAATACATAGTAGGATACATGTCCATCTTAAGAGGCTTTTAAACACCAATTTAGTAGTACATTGCCTGTTTCCGGTTCCTCttcctgtcagacctgccccaactTAGATTCTTAGGAAAGAAAAAACCTCGACTTCATTTGGTTGAAGTGATAGCTGGCAgcgtgagggtggggattttggagtttgtattactgagggaggaacccggatccccagattcggatttccaccaactgtgccagattacctatgctagtaaaagaactttgaaagatgtttgcttccgagtcttttctgcaaggggggttttctggaacgctgactttAGCTTCTTTTATAAAGTTAAGTGGTGGCAGCGAAAGTAAGGCTAGATCTGAGTATTCCCTTGCAAAAGGTTACAATTTTCCCCTATCCCTTATCTTCCCCCCTTGATCTGTTCAACAGTGTCCAATAGCATCCCGGTTTGTTGTTCCGGGAACTGCTTTGAAGCTGGGCACTTCTTCACATTCCATTCCCAGACCATTATTTTGGTTTGACAAGTCTGGTCCCTGTCAGCTtgtctccttcccctctttcatTTGTCTTCTTCTCTCCAGCCCAAGTTCCCCCAAATTCCTCCCAAATTCCAAATTCCTTTGTTGGATGCCAACAAAGCAAAGCAGCTGAAAATGGCAGACCTGACACCTCCCTTTTGTTTAAACTTTGAGATGTATAACCTGTCTTTTAAAAATGGGATTTTTACATAATCTTGAAGATGGAAGACAAGATATACAGTAGTTATCAGctttgtagatgacaccaagttAGAAAGATTGGCTAACTCTTTACAGGGCAAAACAAAATTCCCTTCCAAGGTCTGAAAACTGAGTCATATGCAGCAATAGTGATAAAGGGAAAGAGATCCTGCCTCTGGTAGGAAAAAATGAATTCATTAGTACAAAATTGGGGAGACCAGGTGAGGGGCAGTGTACATGAGCTCCATATGGGAATACCAGTAGACCCTTGGTGTTATATAGCAATTAAAAAGACTGGTGTAATCTTGAACTGCATTAATGATAGAATTACGTGCAGACCATGATAGGTGTGTGCTGTATCGAACTCTGCATTGGTTAAACCATATTTAGAATACTATTGAGAAGTCTGTAATgttaggaaaggtggaaggaaagaggatgAACATTAGCAAGGAGGATGGACTTGATTACAATGGCAATAGATGCACTGCTGGAGAGCTGGAATGGGGATAGTCTGCCTATGTCAGCCCTAGAGAAAGTCTGCCTAtgtcaggcctgtcaaactggtgaccTGCGCAGGCAATGCCCACCCTGGTTCCGCAAAGGCGAAAAACATCTCGATACGTCACGATGCGGCCCGCAATGCGATTGGGTTTGACACCCTGTGGCCCCTACCAACTGGACAGCAATTGAATACTATGCCTGGTTCAGGAGTTACACTTCGGAAGAGATTTGGGGCAGTTCTGGGCTTGGAGGAGAGCTACCAAGATTCTGAAAAATACTACAGTCACTTCTTCAGCATGAACACTGCAGAAGCAGTCCTGATCTGCTTGGTGAAGTAAGGAGAAGTGTGTGGTCAGCAATTAGCACTGGAAATTAGCatcactcaagtgaccctgatgacacagataaacctctaggTGACCTTAAAAACTtgcgctaaaagaatgcaaatgatcagctgtctgcaaggaatataaatccttccactccccaccatccagtcagagctgaagaagcttcttgaatgagaagcgaacatcttcgaagaaaaaccagaaagtccagttgaaaaagcacctttgggatctaaGCACTAGAAGAACTATCAAAATATCAGGCTTCAGCCTACAGGCAGGGCTGGAACTTTATTCAGTCCAGCTCACCTGCACTCTGTTGTAATTAGTTATGAATTATGTACTCAAGATGAGCAGCTATACAGTGTAAATGTTCTAaatcgggtgtcaaactcgatttaattgaggcccgcatcagggttgtgtttgaccttggggggccagggtgggcatggccagcttgatgtcactcgtgtcagagtGCCTGTGGTgatctgagcactctgccagcaaaaaccggcgcccaagctccattttcggctgcgatagcctcctgcaaccctctgccagcgaaaacaaagcTTGGGAGTGCCGCTGGTGACCCTTGCAAGagccgttttcggctgtgatagcctcctgcaaccctctgccagcgaaaacgaagCTTGGGAGTGCCACCGGTGACCCTTGCAAgagccgttttcggctgcgatagcctcctgcaaccctctgccatcgaagacagagctcaggagggccgcatgcagccctcacaagctctgttttGTCTGgcagcactgcgggccagtccttcactaagTGGAGCTTTTCAACCAGGGCCTGGATGGCTGCTTGTCAGGAATGCACAGAGTAGGAGCCTGGTCTAGATGGCCTGTAATGGCCTTCCAACTCATTCTTTCTACATTCTGAAGAAATCCAGCAGTGAGACGTGGTACCATAATATCTGCATTTGTTCCtgattttatcttttaatatCACAAGTTaagtaatgtcttttttttttttaattgcagggGCATTTCCAAGGCTGTCTGGCTCCCAACATTAGGAAGTTCAGCTACTTCCCCATCTACATAGATGAGAATTTGGACCTTTTCAGGGACAAGCGCATCCTGATGTACTGTACGGGAGGAATCCGCTGTGAGCGGGGCTCAGCCTACCTCAGGTCTAAGGTGAGTCACCTCAGGGGAGAGGACTTGACTTGGAATTGGACAGGGGTGGAACACAGCAGGATTTGCACAAGGCATTCATAGTTTCCCTGGCAGATCTAAGAGGTCCAATCTTCTGGCAGTTACATAATGCTGAACAAAGTCAGACTCTAGATAACCACAAATTAACCTGCACAAAATGAGTATTTAAACTAATTACTATTCAAAAAGAGCTGGAAGAGAGCACCTGCTCTTTCACGACCTTTAATGGATGAATTATTGCAGTTCAGATAAAGATCAGAGTTATCCTTTAATAATTTTGTGAACCCAGCTATGCATTAAACAGACACTCCTGTTCAGTGCAGGAAAAACAAATGGAGCAAATCTTGCCCTTCCTGCAAAATTTATTCTGCATATGGCCATTCTACGGAGGAGCACACAGCCAAACCAGACCTCAGAAACTTATATAAAAGATTTGTATCATTTAGCATCATCCAGCCTTCTTTGATGTAATACAGAGCTTACCTTCATTACAGTTGGGTGACCTAGAAGACATTCTAGCTCATTAATTGAGTCTTATCTAATTTAGTGACTGATAATTTTTCTGCTCAAGTGGAGCAGAGTTTTTGATGTGGGGCAATTCAGCTTCCTACTTGTTGGAAGGCTTTCCAATGATGTAATGGGGCTGAAATGTTTCGGGCCCTTGTTtatgcttgggggtggggggatggggagAGGATGTTTAAGAATAGAAATGGGAGAGTTTTATATCATGGCGATCTTGTGCACCCCCTTTCTCTTTagataggaggggaggggaggagcttgATTCAGAGATCTTTGTAATTAATAGCCAGGCTGTTCTGGCAGTTTATCACTTCCCAGGGTCAATCTGAAAAAACAAGTTCTTCAAAACAAATTCAGATGTAACTAAATTGCTAATTTTTGTGAGGTCACAAATATACATTACCCAACACTGACAGAGCAGTATTGTCCTTTTTAACCTTCAAGTTCAGTCTCGACTCCTggagacaagtccctgcagttttcttggcaaaacgttGGAAGTGGTTAGCtatttgcctgcttcctaggtctgagagagagggactggccccaaAATCACCCGGTTGCCTTTGTACCTAAGATGGTGCTACAATTAATGCTGttccaatttctagcctggtgccttaatgacTCCGTCAGACTGGCTTTCCTGGCAATTCTATAAATTGAAATCTATACATTATAAAGTTGCCCTAGAGCAGCAttgctctagagcagtggttcccaatgtAAGGCCCACCACGCTCCacaggggggcaatttgatttttaatggaggcaattggaaccttgtttaaaccaagttaatggccttttaggcttcctccgagtgagtaggagttcactttttgaatagtaagaattatatgtcacgggAGGTCGGGGGATTTTAGAGATGCGTAGGTGGGGCATGGTCAAAAAACGGTTGGGAATCACTGCTCTAGAGCTAGGCCTCTGAGCTCATAGGGAATGGCCTAGCATGATTCTAGAGATTAATTTTTAGGATATGGAATAGGTTGGCTTCTAGTGTTAGTTGATATAGAATCCAATACTTCTCAGTCTtcattgaaaaagaagaaaaacagaaaattcaCATCTTACTTGGCTTATATATTCTCATGAAATAAATCTTTCATAACAAAATACAGCAAAGTGATATAGTCCATGTGTTCTGATAACCAAACTAGTTGTAGATTGTAGAACCTTTCGTTGGCTTTTCAGAATTTCTAAAACTATATTGGTTGTGGTGTTGCTTTCGACCAGGGTGTATGCACAGAAGTGTATCATCTCAAAGGTGGTATCCACAAGTACCTAGAAGAATTTCCTGATGGGTTCTACAGAGGAAAGCTTTTTGTTTTTGATGAACGTTATGCCATTTCCTCAAACAGTGACGTCATTTCAGGTAAAGTATGTCCTTTCTGCACTTTCACTGTGCATCCTGTAAGCCAGTAGGTTGGAAACTCCTGTAGGAGGGCTCCCTCCTGCTCAGCCTCCTTCAATTAGCTGCCCTTTGTATGAAGACAAGATGGCTGGGCCTAATGAGAGGCTGTAGTCCAGTTCATCTAGTTGAGGGAAATTATTTGAAAGCACCAAGCGGTTTTTCTTTTAtacttaaggttttttttaaaatgagagacTGACTCGCTGCCCAAATCCTTTATCCTGGCATACATTTTAACTAACTATAGCTTGGTCAGTCACAATGAAAACCCAGAATGAACATACTGTACCTCATAAGTCGCACACTTCTCTTCCCCCAAGTGTTATAAGATGTTGAGTTTGGACCAGAGAAATTCAAGTTCAAATATCTGCCCTTCCATCATTAGAAGACGGAAGGCAAGGCATACTTTTTCAACTAATTTGTATTACAAGGTTGTGATTGTAGGAATGTAGTAATCTTCAGTTTAATATACCGAGTTTAATGGACTTCAGatacaatgggcatttttttacttgttcttcAACCCCATTTAAGGTTAATATGCTAAACAAtttaagctgtttttttttaaaaattgtatactGATACAGATGACCTATATTCAGATTTAATGGACATTTGGATTTAACAGATGTTCCCTCCTTCTGAATAGTCTATTAAATTAAGGGCTTACTATAAAAGGAGGAGCCACTCATGACTAGCATGAGCTTGCAGAATAATTAAGGGGCCTAAATGCAGTACATAATAACTAATATGGAATGTTTGGTTTAGGCTAAATGTGCTGTGCGATCCCAACCACTGTGCTCATAAAGCACAATTTATTCCCACAATTAGTCGGGAATTAGTCCCAACTAATTCCAATTCATTGTGTCTTACCGAATAAACCATGGATAGTAATTGGTAGCTGTGTGAACCCAATCATACTCTGCCTAAGATCATCGGAAAAATAGCAACCATAAACAACTGGTCCCCTAACCAATCTAAGCTTGCTTTCCTCCCCTCCAGCTTGCCGTTACTGTGGAACACTCTGGGACCGGTATCGTCTTTGCTCTACCCAACTCTGCCGTCAACTTGTCCTGACATGTCAGCAATGCCAGCAAAAAGGGCTGACAGCCTGTTGTCCTCTCTGTCAGGAGAAAGGACTTACACTGGCACCTTCAGGACAAACCTTCAAAGAGGAGTGCGAATGTACAGGGACCCGACAGCGGGTACCCGTGGAATGCATTTGACAACCCCTGAAGTTATACTCCCTCATGATTGCATGAGATGCCGGTTCTGGGACGTGTTTTAATGGGATTTGAGGGAGTTGTGTGGGGAGTTAATTGAGCAGTTCTTCAGTTCCAGCTGCAGTCAAAGTTTCAGTACGTGATTGGATTCTTTTCAGAAGAAATTGCATGGAGGAGAAAGATTCAATCCTATTTAGAGTCTTTCACCAAGACAGCTTGAGGTTCTAACATGTGATGCTTTAGTACGGCCTAATTTACACtgaataacaatgaaaaaaaatagaaaaatggatcTCAATTCAACAGGGAAGGCTATAATGCATCCGCCATTAATTTTAACAAGTTGCATAGAATTCTGTGCCAGTTACGAATGTTG
This genomic window from Ahaetulla prasina isolate Xishuangbanna chromosome 2, ASM2864084v1, whole genome shotgun sequence contains:
- the TSTD2 gene encoding thiosulfate sulfurtransferase/rhodanese-like domain-containing protein 2 — encoded protein: MPGCCDIEMISLPLPDGDDAVGVCILTSADLELKEHLPFPPRSHLKTKVDCGAKKKYTSAKKKAFALFVKAKELEVDLPACQREVSWRCCQQTFKDLTGIHRHVASQHSGDVGQQASVILKQMVGIGINPASVDETSRPNKTPNRNQEVIYKLPDISHIDTNEMKSEVGEVLLYYCYCEVADPVGLCVWQKALCQHLHLTGKVRIASEGINGTVGGSRTSTNLYVDAMLSHPLFKGILTKEDFKTSAGGAHCFPDLRIGVFEEIVPMGIHPEKVSYKETGIRLAPKEFHAEVEKYLSQGHNAQMDTILLDCRNFYESKIGHFQGCLAPNIRKFSYFPIYIDENLDLFRDKRILMYCTGGIRCERGSAYLRSKGVCTEVYHLKGGIHKYLEEFPDGFYRGKLFVFDERYAISSNSDVISACRYCGTLWDRYRLCSTQLCRQLVLTCQQCQQKGLTACCPLCQEKGLTLAPSGQTFKEECECTGTRQRVPVECI